Part of the Vitis vinifera cultivar Pinot Noir 40024 chromosome 13, ASM3070453v1 genome is shown below.
agaTTATTATCCATTTAGTTTGGAATCCTTATCTTTCACTAATAGGGCTATTTATAAATAGTAGGTTCATTGATGAGTCCAAAAATCTTTTCTCCAAAGGTTTGAGCTTCTTcatctctcttttattttctcctaATCAAGTTTTTTCTGGTGTTCATTTACACTTAGAATTTGGAGACTGGAATAATAAAAAACTCTAGTAGTTTCTTTGAAGAAGGAAGTTACCAACATTAGAGATTATAATTCAAGTTACAAATTAAGATCTTCCATGTATAGATATTTATTTGGACTAtagttttattcttttcttaagCTATCTTTATCCCCACATTCAAGGCCCTATGTCCCTAGTGCTACAAGGTCTTTTCTTTTTAGGTCATGTGCATAGTTGTCTTCGATAAGCATAGGTTTTGAATTTAGGGAGAgtgttttggtttttctttggAGTGATGTCATAATTTTAGGTCTAGGATTATTCATTTAAGAGGAGAGTTTATTTAGGATCCTAGGATCAACTTCATGTTTATCATTTGATTGATTCTCTAattattgtttttctaaaaGGTTTGAGTGgtgtcaaaatttttaattttcatttaaaagtgtgtttttctattttctatccCTTCAATCACTTGAATTCTTTATCAAAATTTAGTAACAAAGTAAAGAAGGAATTTGATATAATGCCAAACACATAAGGTTGAATGTTGTATCCTTGTCTATGAAATCTTCTTAAGTTTAACTTTTGTATGAAGTTACTATTCAagtaaattatgaaaatcatgCCCGTTCATTTTGTATTTTGAAAACTCATGTTTGGTTtagttcaaaaattaaaatttcttaaagTGAAAATGTTATATTGATCATGTAGTAAATTGCATTTTTAAACTAAGAGTCAAAGCCATCATTTGTAATAGTACGAATTACCCTTAAGTGGAATAGACCCCTGCATGGAATAGGATAATATCTTATGTTTGAAAGGTGGTTTTTGACAATTAAGGATCATAACTCCACATTAAGtactataatttaaaaaagatgGAAGAAAACCTATGTTATGCCGCAAAAGCAATATTGTCGTTGTGCTTGAATGATCAATGGATTgttatgttataaaaaaattggtcaAACTACAATTCAATACAATTCAATCCATTACAAGTCAAACTACAATATAATGTAATGGATCCAACATGATTTAAACGGAGGACTTGAGCTAGTTAAATGaatcattttagttaaatagCAAGTTGGGTACTTAGGcaatagttttaattatttgattttataattatcatatCCCTTTCACTCTTGAAATGCTCTGACTTCAGGTTCACAATTAATCTAATTGTTTGGATAATTTAGTGAAGTGGTTACATGATTGAGATCAATTGTTTATGAATTGCCCATGATTTTTATGATTACTATAATTTCTTGAGTATTAGTGAGATGAAAGCTTGCAATTTGAGTATTGGTCATTCATGTATGTGTTATAATATGTTTCTTAGTGGTGCATAGTGTTTTTGGACACCTTTTTAAGAACCCAATGCATAGCTCAAGCATTTGGATCACTAGAGCGGCTACTTGAAAATTGAAGAGTGTTTATTTGTGAATTTTCTAGTTGTTTTCTAATATAATTTCATATtctttcatgcatcttttttcaattttctatcAAATGTCCTTCCATCAAATTTATTGGagagtttttcctttttcattttttgtcttaggtggtgtttgttttttggttgaaaagaaaaaatcaaaatatttttttttctatttagctaaAAGTAATATGTTAATATCAACTGGTATATATTAACATGTTCATTTTGGCTTATACTGAAcctattaaaaacaaattcacTTTACTTATACGGGTTGATATTAACATGTTCACTTTCTACAGCTCCCTTATCAACCGTACCAAATCAGCTTGGGTTTTTGCCATGTTCTACAAATACACATTCTATCCCTCTTCTCATCATATCTAGTTCTAAAGAGCAGCTGCCAAATTTGTCAACTGTGTCTTCATTAGGCTCTTATCGATACAACGCATATGATTCTGGATATTATAGGGTCTTATGGGGACCCCTCATGCTTTGAGAGTCTTTTGTTCCTTATCCAATCATAAGCTTCGTGCTAGATGCTAGCCAATTTTGACTTCTAGCATGACCTAGTGAGGTGACCTAGTGATTGTTGAGGATGTAGAGATACAAGATATCAAAGGGCTTATTGCATGTGGACCCGAATTAGGGTGTTAGGTGACCTAGTGAGAAGATATGAATGAATTAATAGCTCCTAGCCAGTTTTGACTTGTAGccctcatttattttatttaatttaagggcaaacaaattaaataagaaataaaaacatatagCCCTCCTTCACGATGGCTAATGActctaaaacaaaaattgatagACTATGAATTGAGGACGAATTCGGGTGTCAGGTGACCTACTGAGAAGATATGAGGGAACTTGCTAAGCCCAAAATTCAATAAGCTCTAATAAGTAAATGGAGACAACCTTAGAAATGAATTAATAGATTGATAAATTCAtgccaaaaaaatattatttttcctcttaagtaaaagaaaaagaatatatagacaattaaataaagataataaaaaataatctatagaagaaaaagaaaatgtcttaCTCTCACTCAAATTAAATTCATCTCGTACATACTGatcttcatttatttcttcCATCTCTCACAACTTCAACCTATCATTTTCTTTACgtatgaaatataatttaaacaaaaaccaTTAGACCAAATGAAATTAACGAGATGATCGAAGGCAATCCTCTAAGAACAGATTAAACAAGAAGGAAAGCAACAGCAGCCGTGGTTGCCATCAGAAGCTAATACCCAGACACCGAGATCCCATAAGCAGAACTGGGTGCTGGTGCTGTGGTGGTGGAGGGGGAGGGGGCCGGTGCAGGAGACGCCCACTCTTCCAGCACAGTGATGGCAAGCTTCTGTCCGTAGTTGGCACAATGGTCGTTTACACCGCAAATATACCACTTCCTTCCAGGGGTGGCCAGTGTAATCACATCATTTCCAGTGGTAAGAGCTTCATTTGGTGGTGGTATAGTGCAGTTCGTGAAGACGGTACCATTCACTTTGAAGACATTGTGCCGCCCCGCCGTGTATTTGAAGACTGAATGTATGAGAATTGATAACAGGACTTTTAGCAGCTTGAACAATTGCGAAGACTGCAAGGGCAATATTCAACTGTTTAGACGCCATTGCAGCTGATTAAAGTTGAGGAGTACTGTAATTCTTGTATCAGCTAATTCAGTGGTTTCTTGGATTGTTGATGTTCATCCTAGGCTCTAAAGGgtctatttatattattgtatgACAATTGTAAACCCATAATTCTCTTGGCCGTTTTCTTCGGTCCAGACATACACACTCGAGCATTGAATGGTCAATGTTTAGCTTTAAAAGCACAAATGGAAGTTCCCTGGAAAAGTGAATCTTGGGGCCGGCTTTGTGGCTAGGTGGACATGCACAACGACAAAGTGCTGTTGTGCCAAGCCCAACTCAATTTTCATCACCCTAGCCTAAGTTGATGCATGGGTTTTGGTATTGGGCTTGTCGTAACCCTAAGGTCCAACCTATCAGGGTTGAGGAGCGTTTTTTTGTTCTTAGCTCAGTTTTTTGTGCCCATTATCATGGGCTACAGCTGGCCCTGTCTTTGGCCCAATACATCAGTTCGAGTAAAAGTAGATTACAGGGCAATAGTACAGAAGAGTATCCACCAGTCCTCTTTCTAGGGTTTTAAACTTCATCATTCTCTTGCAATCTCCGTCTTATTCTTTCTTCATGCTTAAGGAGGGACTATAGTGATGAGAtttgttcctttttctttctagttGTGGGCTTATCCTTGTATTAATTGAAAGCTTATATTCTTGATCACGGTATTACCTAggatatcttaaattaataacttttagACTTATTTCTGATTgattaaattaagtttattttccCGTTTTGATTGATCAAGTGCATTTTGATAACAATCATGAATATTCAGTCACATATGGAAAATCACCTATAGAGATTGTCTCAACGCTAAACATATGGAAAACCACTAACTAGTCAGTTGATTGCAGTAAAATttcactaaatataaaatactagtacacaattttataaaattgactggtgtggaatattttttttattattataaaaattagtttactTAAactgtttcatttttttttctttttgaacatTTATGAAATACAAATGTAAGTTTGGCTTTTcactaaaaatttataatttgataCCATCCCTACCTAATAGTCCTTAGGACGGTAGGTGGACTTAgcaaataagagaaataaataagtAGTGAGGTTTGAACTTATAAcctttgataaaataatatactttgATATCATATTGTCAATTAAAGCTTTGTTAGGtacaaggattaaaatatcgaAAAATACAGAAATATTGATGGTTGAATTTGACGaaaatatcaaatcaaaatttgaataaaaaatatcaatagaatagaagtaaataaaaacttataGAAATATCGATAAAACTAcaagaaatgataaaacaatgaaagttattttttaaagaccATATTACCAATATTGAACtttggataatgatatataatacttgaaaacacatttaatattaaataaattatttatctagtttatacatatttaaagacataaaagaaattatgacatataacattatttttatttaaaaatatttatcattttatttataaatttatgcttcatttatatttgataattataatgagatagaaaaaaaattattaaaaggatttttcaaattttatattttaaataatcaatttattcaaatataatttaaaaacaaaataattaaaattagtttatttactaaattaaacttattataatttaattttaattttagttaccTTATTGGTAGTTGAAACAAcattatatatagaattttggGTCAAGTCAGCCTTTgatccaaataaaatattagctTAATTTGAGCTTCTTTTGAAACTATTGTTCAAATTTgtaattttggttttgttttattttgttttgttttttttgttttttgttttttaatttccatGAAACTGCAATTTGAAAGTAAggtttcaatataaatttatagaCACAGTTTTAATACTAAAACCATATTTTGAAACCTTATTTTCGAAatgtgattttaaatttatacttaaaccacattttcaaaatgcagtttcaattttttttttatttaataaaagataaagGATGAAAGAGAAAGAGGTCATTTTGAACAAAAGTTTCAAATGAGGGCCAAACTGCATATTTGTTTGTCCAATGGGGTTGTTTTTAACCCAaactctcatatatatatagacatacACAAGTTGTGTGTACTTTTTTCGCTACTTCTAGGCATTACTAATACAATCTCTcatttacttatatatataaaaaaaaatctatacatactcaaggatgaaaatatcaataaatatagatatattgATACTTGAATCTTAcagatatattgaaaattatatcagttgatattttgacaaaaatatcaatgaactgaaaattgttcaaaattcataaaaatgcttggaaaaacttcaaaaaaatgataaaataaataagaatacatatgttaaagttattttgtatgTGTAATTTATATAggtatgtattattattatttttaattaaattatttatttattattgttttattgctttctatttgtgtatatcaattggggaattggtggaaCTCCTAcataaaaatcacttttcaaaaACCTTCTTTTGATCAACTTATTCAATTTATTGCacacttgaaaataaaatttgatttgacctatttatgatgtttttttagtgattgtatgatattttagacattttgaatatgaatttagaactttgtttgaattaaaaaacaattctaaaatagaagatataaatgagtctttTAGGGATTCTGTTTTCACCCGATTTTGgacattcaaaatatttttgtaaaaataaattattaggtgaccttgtaaattttatttgatattcttACTTGATTCtagacttcttgaaattgacttcacacacataaaatattgaaaatagtttccctaatcaaaagatatatttttttttccttgttgcaTTCACTGTACTTCCCTAATTTTGAACAGAAGAGttgtttgattgtttttaaattgatttgtcTGCCTTTTGATCaccttgtttttatttttcttgtaaagtAGACATTCTAAACATGttgcatgattttttttgtatgattttgtgGCACTTCTatgttagttaaaaaaaatcagtttatgCATACTATTGAATTTTGTCCTGGTCTAATCTAGACATATAGAAGAGGCCTccaaatttttttgtaattaaaatccacttctagatatttttttaggatttattctttaaaggtTCTTGTTGTGATTGCATGTTGGGATTTTTATACAATGTTTAACTTACCTTTTAACTTGGAGTTAATTGATATGTCTTTACTTGATCTTGGCTTTGGTATTGTAATATAGACATAATGAGGATGTCATATGATTCCTCCCATGTTGAAATGATGTCTCTAGATATTAATTTGTTTAGGATTTTTCAAGTGAGTGAAACTGCTTTACCCATTTATTGCATGTTTTTGTCTTAGTTTGATACTTATGGCTACCtaaagtattagtttaaatttaataatgagCTTATATGTATGTCTTAAGTGATAGATGATATTCCTTTGGAATCTTGCCTTTTTTTAGCTGTacaaatgttatatatattagtgtttttttatcatagttatttattatcatgAATTGTTCTAACCCTATTTCATCATGTGTAAGCACACTGTAAGTTATGCATACTATCCATGTATGTCTCTCACGCCTTTTATCCCTATAATTAtgcaaatatgaaaattttgagtgtGCAAATTCAGATATATGTTGTTGGTTTGTATGCTTTGTTTGTTACTTGATTATTTGAATGGGATGAAATGCATGTTGTATGCTATATTTGTTAAACtaacttcaatatttttatgaaagcgCTTTGGGATGTAGCTCAGGTACGCCAATCCCTTCTTTCTACACGAGTGTTTCTTGTGGTATGATTGTTTGGTTATGAATATTATGTTGTTTACTCTTAAGCTTGATCACCTTTGCTCCATTTgcacaatcaatcaatcaatcaattaattgttaTACTTCCCTGAACCTAGCCAATAAAGAcatttttagggcttagaggggtgttaccttTTAAGGTATctttccaataggtaacttgatccctggacctagactcgagtttttcaaatacaagttttttcaaaagtttaaggtgtaatttttttagggttttagtttcttattttatttttccttaaataaaataataaaaataagcgGCGAATTCAGTTTtttataaattacaatttttcaCCCAACACAAACGAGTCTTGTCGATTCAGCggggacgcatgtgaaaaatatgGGTTCACAGAATGgttaatgatgaaaatatcagttaATACAGATATATcaatatttggattttaaggatacaaaatatgaattttggaagtgCACACTTAGAATTAGGATAAGAAATATTTGGTTTCATTCAATGAGAACAATTTATACATATTATATGGCAATAGTact
Proteins encoded:
- the LOC104881285 gene encoding blue copper protein 1a-like, whose protein sequence is MGTLTIKYAHRRKGESSQLFKLLKVLLSILIHSVFKYTAGRHNVFKVNGTVFTNCTIPPPNEALTTGNDVITLATPGRKWYICGVNDHCANYGQKLAITVLEEWASPAPAPSPSTTTAPAPSSAYGISVSGY